Proteins from one Lacrimispora sphenoides genomic window:
- the pgeF gene encoding peptidoglycan editing factor PgeF, translating into MEDMWKRKAIDIGMDYKTVEKVPYLSFPILERTGLVKQGFSTKLGGVSQGKYATMNFTFTRGDNRSHVMENYRRMGKALGVDMERMVLSYQTHTTNVRLVTEEDAGKGIVKERDYEDVDGLITNVPGITLVTFYADCVPLYFLDPIHQAIGLSHSGWRGTVKRMGEVTVKKMEEAFGTKAEDVIACIGPSICKECYEVGGEVAQEFMKGFDKKYWSDILSEKKDGKYMLDLWRANEIVLLESGIKQENIQVTDICTHCNSDLLFSHRTTGNERGNLAAFLGIVEKNNG; encoded by the coding sequence ATGGAAGATATGTGGAAGCGTAAAGCTATTGATATTGGAATGGATTATAAGACAGTGGAAAAGGTACCTTATTTGTCCTTTCCTATTTTAGAAAGAACTGGGTTAGTGAAGCAGGGATTTTCAACGAAACTGGGAGGCGTGAGCCAGGGAAAGTATGCTACTATGAATTTTACATTTACCCGGGGAGATAATCGGTCCCATGTTATGGAAAACTACCGTAGGATGGGAAAGGCTCTGGGAGTTGATATGGAGCGGATGGTTTTGTCCTATCAGACCCATACAACCAATGTCCGGCTGGTAACGGAAGAGGATGCAGGGAAAGGAATCGTAAAGGAACGGGATTATGAAGATGTGGATGGATTGATCACCAATGTTCCTGGAATTACTCTGGTTACCTTTTATGCAGATTGCGTGCCCCTTTATTTTCTGGATCCAATTCATCAGGCCATAGGGCTTAGCCACTCCGGCTGGAGGGGAACTGTGAAACGCATGGGGGAAGTTACGGTCAAAAAAATGGAGGAAGCCTTTGGAACGAAGGCAGAGGATGTGATCGCCTGCATTGGCCCCAGCATCTGCAAGGAATGTTATGAGGTAGGAGGCGAAGTGGCCCAGGAGTTTATGAAAGGTTTCGATAAGAAGTATTGGAGCGATATATTATCTGAAAAGAAAGATGGAAAATATATGCTGGATCTTTGGCGGGCGAATGAAATTGTACTGCTGGAATCAGGGATAAAGCAGGAAAACATCCAGGTTACGGATATCTGTACCCATTGTAATTCAGATCTTTTATTTTCCCACCGGACGACCGGGAATGAGAGAGGGAATCTGGCGGCATTTTTAGGGATTGTTGAAAAAAACAATGGGTAA